In Streptomyces sp. SN-593, a single genomic region encodes these proteins:
- the gmd gene encoding GDP-mannose 4,6-dehydratase, translated as MGKTALITGVTGQDGSYLAELLLSKDYTVHGIVRRSSSFNTERIDHIYQDPQEAHRSLVLHHADLADGVALVNLLREVRPDEIYNLGAQSHVRVSFDAPMYTGDVTGLGALRLLEAVRASGIGARVYQASSSEMFGATPPPQHEGTPFHPRSPYACAKVFGYWATVNYREAYGMYAVNGILFNHESPRRGETFVTRKITRAVARIKAGLQQRLYLGNLDAVRDWGYAPEYVDAMWRMLQRDEPEDYVVATGRAATVRQFLDTAFAHADLDPAEHVRYDPKYERPSEVDALIGDASKAHDLLGWQPRVRVEELARLMVDADMQQVADQLAGAAVRIDR; from the coding sequence GTGGGCAAGACCGCCCTCATCACCGGCGTCACCGGGCAGGACGGCTCGTACCTGGCCGAACTGCTGCTGTCGAAGGACTACACGGTGCACGGCATCGTGCGCCGCTCCTCGTCGTTCAACACCGAGCGGATCGACCACATCTACCAGGACCCGCAGGAGGCGCACCGGTCGCTGGTGCTGCACCACGCGGACCTGGCCGACGGGGTGGCACTGGTGAACCTGCTGCGCGAGGTGCGGCCGGACGAGATCTACAACCTCGGCGCCCAGTCGCACGTGCGGGTCTCCTTCGACGCGCCGATGTACACCGGCGACGTCACCGGCCTGGGCGCGCTGCGCCTGCTGGAGGCGGTGCGCGCCAGTGGCATCGGCGCCCGCGTCTACCAGGCGTCCTCCTCCGAGATGTTCGGCGCCACCCCGCCCCCGCAGCACGAGGGCACGCCCTTCCACCCGCGCAGCCCCTACGCCTGCGCGAAGGTCTTCGGTTACTGGGCGACGGTCAACTACCGTGAGGCGTACGGGATGTACGCGGTCAACGGCATCCTGTTCAACCACGAGTCGCCGCGCCGCGGCGAGACCTTCGTGACCCGGAAGATCACCCGCGCGGTGGCCCGGATCAAGGCGGGGCTGCAACAGCGCCTCTACCTCGGCAACCTGGACGCGGTCCGGGACTGGGGCTACGCGCCGGAGTACGTGGACGCGATGTGGCGGATGCTCCAGCGGGACGAGCCCGAGGACTACGTGGTGGCCACCGGACGGGCCGCCACCGTACGGCAGTTCCTCGACACGGCGTTCGCGCACGCCGACCTCGACCCGGCCGAGCACGTGCGCTACGACCCCAAGTACGAGCGGCCCAGCGAGGTGGACGCGCTCATCGGCGACGCCTCCAAGGCGCACGACCTGCTCGGCTGGCAACCACGGGTCAGGGTCGAGGAGTTGGCCCGGCTGATGGTGGACGCCGACATGCAGCAGGTGGCGGACCAGCTCGCGGGCGCGGCCGTCCGCATCGACCGCTAG
- a CDS encoding GDP-L-fucose synthase family protein, whose amino-acid sequence MTELLPPAARIFVAGHRGLVGSAIARRLTADGHRVLTRTRAELDLRDAAGTAAYLRDTRPDAVVLAAARVGGIMANSTHPVQFLEDNLAIQLSVIAGAHQAGVRRLLFLGSSCIYPRLAEQPIREEALLTGPLEPTNEAYALAKIAGIVQVRSYRRQYGAGFVSAMPTNLYGPGDNFDLATSHVLPALIRRFHEAERDGLPELVLWGSGTPRREFLHVDDLASACALLLRVYDADEPVNVGCGEDLTIRELAETVADVVGYRGAVGWDRSKPDGTPRKLLDVSRLRALGWRPRIALRNGVAAVYADWRAGAGSRSVPGS is encoded by the coding sequence ATGACCGAACTGCTGCCGCCCGCCGCCCGGATATTCGTCGCCGGCCACCGCGGGCTGGTCGGCTCCGCGATCGCCCGCCGGCTGACCGCCGACGGCCACCGGGTGCTGACCCGGACCCGCGCGGAACTCGACCTGCGCGACGCCGCCGGGACCGCCGCCTACCTGCGCGACACCCGGCCCGACGCGGTGGTGCTCGCGGCCGCCCGGGTCGGGGGGATCATGGCCAACTCGACCCACCCGGTGCAGTTCCTGGAGGACAACCTCGCCATCCAGCTGAGCGTGATCGCCGGCGCCCACCAGGCGGGTGTGCGCCGCCTGCTGTTCCTCGGCTCCAGTTGCATCTACCCGCGGCTGGCCGAGCAGCCCATCCGCGAAGAGGCCCTGCTCACCGGTCCGTTGGAGCCCACCAACGAGGCGTACGCGCTCGCCAAGATCGCCGGCATCGTGCAGGTCCGCTCCTACCGGCGGCAGTACGGCGCCGGGTTCGTCTCCGCGATGCCGACCAACCTCTACGGGCCCGGCGACAACTTCGACCTCGCCACCTCGCACGTGCTGCCCGCGCTGATCCGCCGCTTCCACGAGGCCGAACGCGACGGGCTGCCCGAACTGGTGCTGTGGGGCAGCGGCACCCCGCGCCGGGAGTTCCTGCACGTGGACGACCTCGCGTCGGCCTGCGCGCTGCTGCTGCGGGTCTACGACGCCGACGAACCGGTCAACGTCGGCTGTGGCGAGGACCTGACGATCCGCGAACTCGCCGAGACGGTCGCGGACGTGGTCGGCTACCGCGGCGCCGTCGGTTGGGACAGGAGTAAGCCCGACGGCACGCCGCGCAAGCTGCTGGACGTCTCCCGGCTGCGCGCGCTGGGCTGGCGGCCGCGGATCGCGCTGCGCAACGGTGTCGCCGCGGTGTACGCCGACTGGCGTGCCGGGGCCGGGTCCCGGTCTGTGCCCGGTTCCTGA
- a CDS encoding exopolysaccharide biosynthesis polyprenyl glycosylphosphotransferase has product MAPGLSRPAAAPPDTYRARAAHALHGWQGVHRAHSSYGDKAPWYLPSTLAADTLGAALPLTAVLDRTGQPHAAACGAAAAAAWLAVRAFRRRYTSDALGESSGLTAVLGDWLVLLGVLAVLRTAFDERADASLALAGIALAPLVAAATRTATHRHLATARRSAHAVRRVLVVGEPSAADDVVGHLAARTDHAYVVVGAVPVGGAKLACGAPVTTRLGAVAPTGPAEDAGIVLGAVREHRAELVLLLPGPRLDAERLRRLSWALHDADVPLAVVPGLVDVGVQRVQLDAPAGLTLLHIAPPIRDGAPVVLKAALDRTGAALGLLLLAPLFAVLAAAIRIGSRGPVFHRQVRYGRACVPFTMWKFRTMVADAEARRAELERSGGNENDGLMFKMRRDPRITPVGRLLRRWSLDELPQLLNVLRGEMSLVGPRPPLPDEVARYDEVARRRLAVRPGITGLWQVSGRSELSWDETLAIDLRYVDNWSPAGDVDVMARTLRAVVDGRGAY; this is encoded by the coding sequence GTGGCACCCGGACTGTCCCGGCCCGCGGCGGCGCCCCCGGACACGTACCGGGCCCGCGCCGCCCACGCCCTGCACGGCTGGCAGGGCGTCCACCGCGCCCACAGCAGCTACGGCGACAAGGCGCCCTGGTACCTGCCGTCGACCCTGGCCGCTGACACCCTGGGCGCCGCCCTTCCGCTGACCGCGGTACTGGACCGCACCGGGCAGCCGCACGCCGCCGCCTGCGGCGCGGCCGCGGCCGCCGCCTGGCTGGCGGTGCGCGCCTTCCGCCGCCGCTACACCTCCGACGCGCTCGGCGAGAGCAGCGGCCTGACCGCCGTGCTGGGCGACTGGCTGGTGCTGCTCGGCGTGCTGGCCGTGCTGCGCACCGCGTTCGACGAGCGGGCCGACGCGTCACTGGCCCTGGCCGGCATCGCCCTCGCCCCGCTGGTCGCGGCGGCCACGCGTACCGCCACCCACCGCCACCTGGCCACCGCCCGGCGCAGCGCGCACGCGGTGCGGCGGGTGCTGGTGGTCGGCGAACCGAGTGCGGCCGACGACGTGGTCGGCCACCTCGCGGCCCGCACCGACCACGCCTACGTGGTGGTCGGAGCGGTCCCGGTCGGCGGCGCGAAGCTGGCGTGCGGCGCACCCGTCACCACCCGGCTCGGCGCGGTCGCGCCCACCGGGCCGGCCGAGGACGCGGGCATCGTGCTGGGCGCGGTGCGCGAGCACCGGGCCGAACTCGTCCTGCTGCTGCCGGGGCCGCGGCTGGACGCCGAGCGGCTGCGCCGCCTGTCCTGGGCGCTGCACGACGCGGACGTGCCGCTCGCGGTGGTGCCCGGCCTGGTGGACGTGGGGGTCCAGCGCGTCCAGCTCGACGCTCCCGCGGGCCTGACCCTGCTGCACATCGCCCCGCCGATCCGGGACGGCGCCCCGGTGGTGCTGAAGGCGGCGCTGGACCGGACCGGCGCGGCGCTCGGACTGCTGCTGCTCGCGCCGCTGTTCGCGGTGCTGGCCGCCGCGATCCGGATCGGCTCGCGCGGCCCGGTCTTCCACCGGCAGGTCCGGTACGGGCGGGCGTGCGTGCCGTTCACCATGTGGAAGTTCCGCACCATGGTGGCCGACGCGGAGGCCCGCCGGGCCGAGCTGGAGCGGTCCGGCGGCAACGAGAACGACGGCCTGATGTTCAAGATGCGCCGCGACCCGCGGATCACCCCGGTCGGCCGGCTGCTGAGGCGCTGGTCGCTGGACGAGCTGCCGCAGTTGCTGAACGTGCTGCGCGGCGAGATGTCGCTGGTCGGCCCGCGCCCGCCGCTGCCCGACGAGGTCGCCCGGTACGACGAGGTGGCGCGCCGCCGGCTCGCGGTGCGCCCGGGCATCACCGGGTTGTGGCAGGTGAGCGGGCGCAGCGAACTGTCCTGGGACGAGACGCTGGCGATCGACCTGCGGTACGTCGACAACTGGTCGCCGGCCGGCGACGTGGACGTGATGGCCCGCACGCTGCGGGCGGTCGTCGACGGACGCGGGGCGTACTGA